The genome window ttcctccatcacatgatcatcttgtgctcccccttgattacacgcctcctgttgatgaacctgttcatcgtcttgagttgggggatgcaccatagttgaggaagaaggttgatttcgttcatcttgttcctgtggtcgcacatcaccaatcgccatggttcgtatagcggtcgtcggaacatcttcttcatctacatcatcaagatcaacaacttgctctcttggagagccattagtctcatcaaatacaacgtcgctagagacttcaaccaaacccgatgatttgttgaagactctatacgcctttgtatttgagtcataacctaacaaaaacccctctacagctttgggagcaaatttagaatttctacccttctttactagaatgtagcacttgctcccaaatacacgaaagtaagatacattgggtttgttaccggttagaagttcatatgacgtcttcttgaggaggcggtgaaggtagaccctgttgatggcgtgacaagccgtgttcacggcttccgaccaaaaccgctcgggggtcttgaattctccaagcatcgtcctcgccatatcgattagcgtcctgttcttcctctctaccacaccattttgctgtggtgtgtagggagcagagaactcgtgcttgatcccttcctcctcaagaaactcttccacttgaaggttcttgaactcggacccgttgtcgctccttatcttctttactttgagctcaaactcattttgagcactcctgaggaagcgcttgagggtcccttgggtttcagacttatcctgcaaaaagaacacccaagtgaagcgggaaaagtcatcaacaataactagaccatacttacttcctcctatactcagataggcgacgggtccgaagaggtccatatgcagcagctccaggggtcttgaagtggtcatcacattcttgctgtgatgtgctcctcccacttgtttacctgcttgacaagctgcacaaggtctatctttttcgaattgaacgttagtcaaacctatcacgtgttctccctttagaagcttgtgaaggttcttcatccccacatgtgctaagcggcgatgccacagccagcccatgctagtcttagctattaagcatgcatctagaccggcctcttcttttgcaaaatcaactaaataaagtttgccgtctaatacacccttaaaagctagtgaaccatcacttcttctaaagacagacacctctacatttgtaaaaagacaattatatcccatattgcataattgacttacagataataaattatatcccaaagactcaactaaaaacacattagaaattgagtgctcattgcaattttacctaacccttttaccttgccttgattcccatcaccgaatataattgaatcttgggaatccttattcttgacgtaggaggtgaacatcttcttctcccccgtcatatggtttgtgcatccgctgtctataatccagcttgaacccccggatgcataaacctgcaaggcaaatttaggcttgggtcttaggtacccaactcatgttgggtcctacaaggttagtgcaaatatccttagggacccaaatgcaagttttgtctcccttgcatcttgcccctaacttcctagcaactattttcttatcctttctacaaatagcaaaggaagcatttaaagcacaatagattgtagaaggttcattcactactttcctaggagcatgaataacattctttctaggcacatgatgaataacatttctcctagacatatttctaccatgcatataggaagaactagaggcaaacatggcatgagagtcaaaatcatcataagcattataactcctataagcatttctagtttgtctcctatcatgatacataaaagcatggttcttttgcacactactagccataggggccttccctttctccttggcgggaatgtgagccttatggcttgttaagttcttggcttctctcttgaagccaagtccatccttaattgaggggtgtctaccaatcgtgtaggcatcccttgcaaattttagcttctcaaaatcacttttgctagtattaagttgggcattaagactagctaccacttcatttaatttagaaatgcaaacttggtgttcactacaagcatcaacatcgaaatttttacacctagtgcaaatctcaacatgttctacacaagaattagatttactagctacttctagtttagcatttaagtcatcattaacactctttaaagtagcaatggtttcatgacaagaagatagttcactagaaagcacttcatttcttttaacttctaacgcataagatttttgtgcctctacaaatttgtcatgctcttcatacaacaaatcctcttgcttttctaaaagcacattcttatcattcaaggcatcaatcaattcattaattttgtctaccttggttctatccagGCCCTTAAACAGacatgagtaatctacttcatcctcatcactagattcgtcctcacttgaagaagcataggtagagttctgagtacataccttcttctcccttgccataaggcatgtgtgacgctcgttggggaagagagatgacttgttgaaggcggtggcggcgagtccttcattatcggagtcggaggaggagcagtccgagtcccactctttgcctagatgcgcctcgcccttggccttcttgtaatgcttcttcttttccctcttgtcccctttttcctggtcactttcattatcgggacaattagcaatgaaatgaccgatcttaccacatttgaagcatgagcgcttctcctttgtcttggtcttgcttggctgtcccttgcgacctttaagcgccgtcttgaagcgcttaatgatgagggccatctcctcattatttagcccggccgcctcaacttgcgccaccttgcttggtagcgcctccttgctccttgttgccttgagagcaatgggttgaggctcatggataggaccgttcaacgcgtcgtccacgtatcttgcctccttgatcatcattcgcccgcttacgaacttcccaagaacttcttcgggtgacattttggtgtacctgggattctcacgaatattattcaccaaatgaggatcaagaacggtaaaggaccttagcattaggcggacgacgtcgtggtccgtccatcacgtgcttccatagcttcttatcttgttgacaagggttttgagccggttgtatgtttgggttggctcctccccccttatcatagcgaatctcccaagttcgccctccaccaactccatcttggtgagcatggtgacgtcgttgccctcgtgagagatcttgagggtgtcccatatctgcttggcattgtccaagccgctcaccttattgtattcttccctgcacaaagatgctaagagaacagtagtagcttgtgcatttctatggatttgttcatttataagcataggactatccgagctatcaaatttcattccattctctacaatctcccatatgcttggatggagagagaataagtgactacacattttgtgactccaaaatccgtagtcctccccatcgaagtgtggaggtttgccaagaggaatggaaagcaaatgcgaattcgaattatgtggaatacgagaatagtcaaatgaaaagttcgaattgaccgtcttcctatagtcgttgtcgtcgtccttttgggaagaggaagattcgtcgctgtcgtagtagacaatctccttgatgcgccttgtcttcttcttcttcccatcttttcgtctatggcctgagcccgagtcattggacttgtcatcctttggctcgttgacgaaggactccttcttcttgtcgttgatcacgattcccttccccttaggatccatctcttcgggcggttagtccctttcttgaagagaacggctccgataccaattgagagcacctagaggggggggtgaataggtgatcctgtaaaacttaaacttatagccacaaaaactttgattaagcgttagcacaataattgccaagtggctagagaggagccaaaacacaataaccaccagaaagcaatcacagagatgacacggtggttatcccgtggttcggccaagtacaaaacttgcctactccacgttgtggcgtcccaacggacgagagttgcactcaactcctctcaagtgatccaatgatcaacttgaataccacggtgttcttcttttctttgctcttttcccgtttgcgaggaatctccacaacttgaagtctctcgcccttacaattgagtttcacaaagaaatacggagtaagggagggaatgagcaacacacacaagacttcaaaagattagagcaacaacacgcacacaagcagcaacaagagctcgcaacacaactcaaagagttcacaactccacaagagctctatatgctatcacaatgaaacgaatgcgcgagatcgatgtcttggtgcttagaaatgttgttggaatgcttggtgttctcctccatgcgcctaggggtcccttttatagccccaaggcagttaggagccgttgagaacaaatctggaaggccatccttgccttctgtcgtcgggcgcaccggacagtccggtgcacaccggacactgtccggtgcccgatttctttccttaaacagcccagtcgaccgttgctgaccgttgcagatctggcgcaccggacatgtccggtgcacaccggacatgtccggtgcacaccggacagtccggtgccccctcccgaccgttggccaggccacgtgtcccgcgcagatcgcgcggctgaccgttggctcggccgaccgttggctcaccggacagtccggtgcacaccggacagtccggtgaattatagccgtacgccgtcggcaaattcccgagagcggcttcttcgcccgaggcagcctggcgcaccggacactgtccggtgcaccaccggacagtccggtgccccagaccgaactgagtcttggctgtacatagccaagtctttgcacctttcttcttttctttttctttctgtttctaacacttagacaagtatattagtacacaaaactaatgtactaaggcttagaaacatacctttactcatgatttgcactttgttcatccattggcataaattcacatttaagcactttgtgttggcactcaatcaccaaaatacttagaaatggcccaagggcacatttccctttcaaccacaACGTGGATGCCGCGAGCCCGCGACGGTGGCCGACATGGCGCACCTCGCACACGACTACTTCACGCTTCCACCCGAGGACAAGCCTCCGCTTGGCCCCTACATCGACACGGCTCCATCTCCAGCTTCCTTTATCCCGCAGTTGGTGGAGACCGAGGAAGAGGATGAGGTTTTCCACACCTCGCCCAGCACGTGTTCGACGATGGTCCCCAACCGCAATGCCACCACCAGCATGCTCGCCATGGTCGAGGCCACCTGGAGCGACGAGTACGCGCTCGTGGACCTGCAGTCCGTCTGCTACTACTCCACGTCCAACGCCAAGCCCAAGCTCAATAGCCTCGACGAGGTCGATCCGAAGCTGCTCAAGACCTTCATTCCGCTCACCGAGCAGAAGCACCTCTCCGACGTCGCCATCGACGCCGTCATCGACTCCGCCTCCATCACCATCACCCACCACGAGGCGCTGATGGCCAAGGGTGTCATCTTCTACTCCATCCCCAAGTCCATATGTGAGTACCTAGACCTTGTCAGGCACTACCTGAGCAGCATCATACTGCCAGGCGACAACTACTATGCCGCCCTCAATTCAGCGGTGTTCAGCGACGGGTCCTTTTGCTTTGTTCCCAAGGACACAGTCTGTCCCATGGAAATCTCGACCTACTTTAGGATCAACAACAAGGAGACCAACCAGTTCGAGAGGACTCTGATTGTGGCCGATGAGAGATGCACCTATGTCTTGCTCATTGAGTTGTGTCTTCAGGTTGATGGTGTTAAAGTTCGGCTTCCGCCTTGGCCACCACCTATTTGGACATTCTGGCTGCCTTATGATGTGTGCAGCGACATGCATTACAACTGCAGATACTGTGCCTGGTTCAAGGGTATTTGGCAGCCACTATTTTTGGTGACCCCATTTTATATTCGACAGCTGAAGCTTGGTTGGGACGTTTTTCTGGGAAAGGAAATTGGAGAGCCGCAGGGACTGAAGTGGTTGGCTGTTAGTTCGGGGAATATGGCTGAGAAGATGCAAAAAGGGGGGGCAAGTATGATTATGCCTATGAATTTTTGGAGTTTGCAACTGAATTCTCGAGTTCAGATAATGGTGAAGATGGTGCTACTTTACTGATGTATAAACATTATGCTGCAACTGCTATTTCCAAAGGAATCCATTGCTTGTCTCTGCGCCTTACTGATGAATACTCCTCAAATGCCCATGCACGGAACCGGTTACTGCCACCAGAACTATTATTTTTGCTTTCTGATACGAAAACACATTCTCGGATGCATTCGTGGATTGCTCTCAATTCCATTTCTCCTGCAATAGTCGAAGTAAAAGGTGTTCACCAGTTTGACTGGCTGACAAGAGAAAATGTCTCAGTACTAGAGGCTATAGAAAGCCACCGAGGAGTCAGAAATCACTATCATGGAGATCATGGAACAGTTTCTAGTGCAAGTGACAATCCTAGTATTATTGCTTCAAAGTTGCAGGCTCGAAGCCCCAAATACATATCCCTGCTGAACCATCTTCGCATTTATTTGCCTGAGCTTTTCCCCAACCTCAACAAGGTGGTCTTCCTCGATGATGACATTGTTGTTCAGCTTGACTTGTCTTCCCTTTGGGCTATCAATCTTGAAGGGAAGGTAAATGAAGCTGTGGAAACATGCAGAAGGGAAGACAACTGGGTGATGTGTAAGCGTTTCAGGACATATTTCAACTTCTCACATCCCATGATAGCTCAGAGACTTGACCCTGATGTATGTGATTGGGCATATGGTACGAATATATTTGATCTGGCAGTTTGGAGGAAGAAAAACATCAGGGATACATACCATTTATGGTTGAACAAGAATCTAAAATCTGGTCTTACAGTCTAGAAATTTGGTACTTTATCACCAACCCTTCATACTTGTCTACACTATCAACGGCTTGGGGGCAAGCCGTATTTCAAGCGGTGGGGAATGTCAGCAACACACTACAAGAGAAGGGAAGCAAGCAAGTGCAAGCGCAGGTTCAGTCGGCGACCTTGGAGCACAAAGACGGCAACCAGCGAGAGACGCGTATGAGGCGCAAGAATGTGAGTGTCCGGTCCGGAGTGGGCCGTGTAATGGGCTGCGCAGTGTCGCGTGTATGGGCTGAACCCAAGAAATAAGTAGCCGGAAGTCTGTACGAGACAGTTGGACTTGAACAGAAAGGAAAAA of Zea mays cultivar B73 chromosome 8, Zm-B73-REFERENCE-NAM-5.0, whole genome shotgun sequence contains these proteins:
- the LOC109941650 gene encoding UPF0051 protein ABCI8, chloroplastic-like, whose translation is MAHLAHDYFTLPPEDKPPLGPYIDTAPSPASFIPQLVETEEEDEVFHTSPSTCSTMVPNRNATTSMLAMVEATWSDEYALVDLQSVCYYSTSNAKPKLNSLDEVDPKLLKTFIPLTEQKHLSDVAIDAVIDSASITITHHEALMAKGVIFYSIPKSI